Proteins encoded together in one Chelonoidis abingdonii isolate Lonesome George chromosome 1, CheloAbing_2.0, whole genome shotgun sequence window:
- the LOC116823829 gene encoding C-type lectin domain family 4 member D-like isoform X2, with translation MASEVTYAEVKFKNAPLPPPAETKVTLLKGTGGCEEHKALPQSSAEWLCVLGRAEVKGQVWTCCPMGWKHFQSSCYYLSRDIMNWGDSETNCTGMGSHLVVINTGTEQDFIFNWAKRTFTSFSDRSYYIGLTDQAEEGQWRWVDQTPYNETAAFWRQNEPSNGNMENCAVMHIETKANRKNWNDIPCSTEVHRVCETAATSF, from the exons ATGGCATCAGAGGTTACTTACGCTGAAGTAAAGTTCAAGAATGCGCCGCTACCACCACCTGCAGAGACCAAAG TCACTCTACTCAAGGGAACTGGAGGCTGTGAAGAGcacaaggccctgccccagagtTCTGCAGAGTGGCTTTGTGTCCTGGGGAGAGCTGAGGTGAAAG GGCAAGTCTGGACATGCTGTCCCATGGGCTGGAAGCACTTCCAGTCCAGCTGCTACTACCTCTCTAGAGACATCATGAACTGGGGTGACAGTGAAACAAACTGCACAGGGATGGGCTCCCACTTGGTGGTGATCAACACAGGAACTGAGCAG GATTTCATTTTCAATTGGGCAAAGAGAACTTTTACGTCCTTCTCAGACAGGAGTTACTATATAGGTCTGACAGATCAGGCAGAGGAAGGCCAGTGGCGCTGGGTGGATCAGACTCCATATAATGAGACTGCAGC ATTCTGGAGACAAAATGAACCTAGTAATGGCAACATGGAGAACTGTGCTGTCATGCATATAGAGACAAAGGCAAATAGGAAGAATTGGAATGATATTCCGTGTTCCACTGAAGTGCATAGAGTTTGTGAAACTGCTGCAACAAGTTTTTGA
- the LOC116823829 gene encoding C-type lectin domain family 4 member A-like isoform X1: MASEVTYAEVKFKNAPLPPPAETKGGSLPLAPPEKSMPQSAPQKPTWRFLWLVSALLLLLCVSLLIALIVTLLKGTGGCEEHKALPQSSAEWLCVLGRAEVKGQVWTCCPMGWKHFQSSCYYLSRDIMNWGDSETNCTGMGSHLVVINTGTEQDFIFNWAKRTFTSFSDRSYYIGLTDQAEEGQWRWVDQTPYNETAAFWRQNEPSNGNMENCAVMHIETKANRKNWNDIPCSTEVHRVCETAATSF, from the exons ATGGCATCAGAGGTTACTTACGCTGAAGTAAAGTTCAAGAATGCGCCGCTACCACCACCTGCAGAGACCAAAG GGGGGTCTTTGCCTTTAGCACCTCCAGAGAAGAGCATGCCACAGAGTGCACCCCAGAAACCCACCTGGCGATTCCTGTGGTTGGTCTCAGCACTTTTGCTGTtgctgtgtgtctctctcctcaTTGCCCTCATTG TCACTCTACTCAAGGGAACTGGAGGCTGTGAAGAGcacaaggccctgccccagagtTCTGCAGAGTGGCTTTGTGTCCTGGGGAGAGCTGAGGTGAAAG GGCAAGTCTGGACATGCTGTCCCATGGGCTGGAAGCACTTCCAGTCCAGCTGCTACTACCTCTCTAGAGACATCATGAACTGGGGTGACAGTGAAACAAACTGCACAGGGATGGGCTCCCACTTGGTGGTGATCAACACAGGAACTGAGCAG GATTTCATTTTCAATTGGGCAAAGAGAACTTTTACGTCCTTCTCAGACAGGAGTTACTATATAGGTCTGACAGATCAGGCAGAGGAAGGCCAGTGGCGCTGGGTGGATCAGACTCCATATAATGAGACTGCAGC ATTCTGGAGACAAAATGAACCTAGTAATGGCAACATGGAGAACTGTGCTGTCATGCATATAGAGACAAAGGCAAATAGGAAGAATTGGAATGATATTCCGTGTTCCACTGAAGTGCATAGAGTTTGTGAAACTGCTGCAACAAGTTTTTGA